GCGATAATCGAGGCGGCGCAGGCTGCTCGGTTGTCCGCCAAGTTCGCGCTCAAGCTTGCAGCGCAGCGAAGCCGGTTGGCAGAACTCAATCAGTGACTGACGTTGTTCAGCGTCGAGCGGTAATGGCAGATCCGGGCCTTGCAGGCGTGTGGCAAAGGTGGCCGCCGCGTCTAGGACCGTCGCCGTGTCCAGCGGCGTGACCAGCCGTTGTGGCAAATCCAGATAAAGCTGTTCCAGTGCGACGTCGAAGGTGCAGTCGCCGTGAAGTTGTCCGTTGATCAGGTACATATCAGTGCTTCCCCAGCAGTTCAGACGCGGCCATGGCGCAGCCTCGGCCGGCGGTGGTGGCCGCCCGGCCATGCAGTTCGAACCAGTCACCGGGCAGCCCGCAGCCACAACTGTCGCCGGGATGCAGGGTGGCGAGATCGCTCATGACCACCGCGTGCGCCGGGCTCGATGAAATGTAAGGCGAGACAAAACTCAGCAAGCCCTGACGGCCATACGGCAGCAGCGTGAAATCGGAGGGATCACGCACGAAGACCTTCGAATAGACCGGTACGTGGAAGTGGTGGTGAGCACATTCGAGGTAAGGAATTGCATGCTCGACCGCGCCGTAACCGTCACGGCAGCGGGACATCTCGATGCCCAATTGGCGCTGGATCCGCTCGTACAGTTGCTTGCGGGGAATCTCTTGCGCCGCCAGGGTTTTCCAGCCGCCGCCAAACAGCGTCAGCGAGCCTTCTGCCAATTGCAGATCGGCCACCCCGGTGGCCTGCATGCGTTGCAGGGTCTGCCAGAGAAACGCAGGGAAACCGAAGATCCGTACCGGCAAGCCTTCTTCGGCGAAGGACTGCAGGGCGGCGATCACGCCAAAACTGTCGAATTCATGACCACTGCCCGTACGGCGCAGTGCGTAGGCCACGCGATTGACGGGTGCGAAGCGGCACAGAAACTGATCGGTGAAGGACGTTCCCAGGCTGATGCGGCCTTCGGGTTCATAGCACAGCAGCAGGTAGTTGCACGGGGTGTGCGGAGTGTTCCAGTCATAATGCTGGAAGATTCGTTCGACCATGTGCTGGGCCGCCCCCAGGCTGCGTTCGTCGTAGCGCATGCGGCTTTTCTCGCCACTGGTGCCGGAGGAAGTGAGTTCCAGCGCATCCATCCCGGTGCTGCTGAGCAAGGGCTGGCGCTTGAAGAAACTGGCGAAAACGGGCGGGAGCTGCGACCAGTCATCAAGGTGGTCCAGGTCATCTACGTTAAGGCCATTGGCGTTCAGCCAGTGTTGATAGCCCGGAGTGTGCTCGCAGTGAAACCGGCTGATCTCGGCCATGGCCTGGTTGAACAGTCCGTCCGGCACGGAATCCGGGCAATAGGGTTGCGTCAACGCGCATAGCGCGTCGCTGTGGGGGAAGTGGTTCATCAGACGTCCTTGTTGTTATGTGGAGGTGGCGGAGTCTGCCGGGACGTGTGGCAGAAACCGGTACAGCAGGGGCAGGCTGAGCAAACCGCCCAGCGCCGCCCAAATGGCGAAGGATTCGAGACGGGTACCGCCGCCGATGGCGGCAATCAGCGAACCACCGACCCCCATCACGGCAATCGAAATCATGCCGATCGCGGCGGAGACCAGTCCTTTACTGTCATCGCTGGAAAACAGAGCCAGCCGGTACAGCGCGGCGTTGCTCATGCCAAGCCCGACGGCATACAGCGCAAGGCCGGTCATCAGTCCGGCAAGGGAAAGGCTGGTCAGTGCGGTGGCGATCAAGGTCAGCAAACCCAGGCAGAACGGCCAGAGCGCCAGACGAATCAATTGCGGCAGATCCCGCGAGGCCAGCAGTCGATCAAGGATCAGATTGCCGACAATGACTGCCGAGAACACCGGGATCTGCCACAGCGCATATTCGCGAGTCGTCAGGCCCAGCAACTGGACGAGCAGCAGCGGCGCCAGTCCGATCCAGGCAATCAGCGGCAGGCTCATCAGGCCCAGTGCCAGGCAGATACCGACGAACCTCTGATTGCGCAGCA
The window above is part of the Pseudomonas fluorescens genome. Proteins encoded here:
- a CDS encoding acyl-protein synthase, which translates into the protein MNHFPHSDALCALTQPYCPDSVPDGLFNQAMAEISRFHCEHTPGYQHWLNANGLNVDDLDHLDDWSQLPPVFASFFKRQPLLSSTGMDALELTSSGTSGEKSRMRYDERSLGAAQHMVERIFQHYDWNTPHTPCNYLLLCYEPEGRISLGTSFTDQFLCRFAPVNRVAYALRRTGSGHEFDSFGVIAALQSFAEEGLPVRIFGFPAFLWQTLQRMQATGVADLQLAEGSLTLFGGGWKTLAAQEIPRKQLYERIQRQLGIEMSRCRDGYGAVEHAIPYLECAHHHFHVPVYSKVFVRDPSDFTLLPYGRQGLLSFVSPYISSSPAHAVVMSDLATLHPGDSCGCGLPGDWFELHGRAATTAGRGCAMAASELLGKH